The following is a genomic window from Salinibacterium sp. UTAS2018.
GCGCTGCCACGGCGTAGCTGCCGATGCTGACGGTGTTGAGCAGGAGGCGCGCGGAGACGAGGGCGGCGATGGCAAACGACAGCACGGTGCGTTGCCAGGCGAGGGCGGTGCGTTCCGCTTGCAGGCCGGCATCGAATGGACGGTCGAAGGCGCGCGTCACTGGAGGAGGATACCGATCGCGAGCAGCAGCCCGGCCACGACAACGCCGCCGCCAATGGGGCCTGCAAGGTTAGGGGAGGGCAACGGGCGCCCGAGCCGCAGCGACTGCTCGGCCTTCATCCAGCCGAACCAGGCCTGAATCGGCGCGAGAACGCCCAACAAAATCAGCAACACGGATGCCCCGATCCGGAATCCCGGAGCGATCGGCAACACGAATGCCTCGAGCGCCACACCCGCAGCGATCAGCGCGAGGGCGGTGCGGATCCACGCCAAAAACGTGCGCTCGTTGGCCAAGCTGAAACGGGCATCCGGCTCAGTGCCGACGCCGTAGACACGACGCGGAAAGCGGCGAGGAGGTGGCTGTACTGGTTCGGTCACGAGCGATCCTTCATGCCCCGATTCTAGCGTTGGCGGCCGACTCCGATTGTTTCGGCGTCGATCGTGCAGTTCTTAAAGATGCCAATAACGCTCCAACGGCGACAAGCACGACGATATGCACCGCCGGCGTGGAGCTGCCCTCCGCCAGCCAGCCAAGCCATCCCGGCTCGATTCCTATCGACAGACCGGCCTTCGGTCCTCTCAGCGGAGCGAGAATGAAGGAGACCGCCAGCAACACGATGGTCGCAGCACTGAACCCCACCACTAAGGCCACCCGAAATTTCCGGAGCCTGTTTCGCACTGCCACGGTCAGCGCGAACACCATGAGAGCGCTCAGTAGCGCTATCGCGATCATCGGCAGGTATCCCACAGTTGACGAGGCGATGGTTGTCACCATGTTGTTGAGATCGAGGACAACGCCCAATCGGCGTGCTGCGACTTGAGCGCTCAGCATGCCGATGACGGAGATGAACAGCACTCCCAGCAGCATCCCCAGCAGTCCCCACATTGCACTTCTCAGCAGAGTGTTCACACGTTGTGGTCGTGACGCTGTGGCGACGTCAGGTGCGCGTTGGGGGCTTCGTAACCGCATCCAGAGCAGCCCGACAGCGAGGAGCAATACCAGGTGAACAGCGGAGCTACTCCCGCCGCGATTGAGCCAGCCTTGCCATCCGGGTGCTACTCCAATCATTGGAGTCTCTGGTGTCATACCCGTGGCGCCCAGAGCGAAAGACGCAATGACGAGGAGCAGCGTCGCAGTGCTGAAACTGCCGATGAACGCCAACTGCGAAGCCCGCGAACGGTGGCGCATCGCGACGGTGAGGGCAAAGGTAGCGGCCAGACCCAGTAGCGCTAGGGCGCCCATCATCAGGTACGGCACGCGTGGGGTGATGATCGACTGCACGGAGTTATTGAGGGCATACTGCGCGCCAGCCGCCAGCCCCGACGCTTGGATCGTGAGGATGCCGGCGACGAATACGAACACCGCGCCGCTTGCCGCTCCGCAAATTGCCCACATCACGCTTTTGGTCAAGTGACCCCCTCAGATACACGCCCGCTTTGGCGCAGCAGCCCGCTGCGCCCACTTTGCCCAACCGACGAATACTAAAGCTTTCATCAATTTTGGGTGATCGCAAGTATGCAGGCCAGTTCTGAGGTTGCGTCCAATCGCGATAGCGAGAACGCGGGGTGCGCGTCGAAGCCACCGCTGAGGAAACTCGTCGTGTAACTACTCCGTCGGCCGCACAAACTTCTCGTCGAAGTCGTAATCGTCCCAGTTGCCGTTGACGAGGATGCTGCCGTATTCGCCAGCGGGCAACGAATCGACTGCGGCGAGCGGCACCCCCATCCGAATTTCAAGGATCACGATGCCGGTATCGGGGCCACCGCCGAGAACTTCAAGCCCATCACCCGCCCGAAAGACACCGGTGAGGGCTTTGCCCGTGAGCACTACGGTGCCTGGTCCGTCCTCATACAGTGTGAACTTGTCGACCATTTGGAACGCGACTTCGCTGCCGGGTGCCGTACTTTCGATCGGCTCGCTCGTGGGATCCGCCGAAGCTGACGCGCTCGCCTCATCCGGGATGAACGTCGGCGTCGGAGTGGAATCTGCGTCGGTGGGGCTTCCGGGCGTGCATCCGGAAACCGCGATCGCGAGGCTGAGAACCACCAGTGCGGCGAGGGATCGAGCAGACTGCGTCATTCGTGGTGAGTTTCGCATACCGCCAGCCTAGGCCGGGTTTTGAAGCAGCGGCTAGGGGTACTGAAAAACTTTCACGCTAGCCACCGCGTCACAAACTACTCCCCGCGAAGCTGCCGCAAGAGCACCGCGGTCGCGATGGCAGCGTTGGCGGCTTCTTCGCCCTTGTCCTCTTTCGAGCCTTCAAGCCCGGCGCGGTCGAGGCCCTGCTGTTCGTCGTCGAGGGTGAGCACGCCAAAGCCCACCGGTTTGCCGGTCAGGATCGAGACCTGCGTGAGGCCGCTGGTGGCGGCATCCGACACGTATTCAAAGTGGGGTGTGCCTCCTCGGATGATGACGCCGAGAGCTACAACGGCATCCGCCCCAGCATCGAGGGCTGCCTTGCTCGCGACGGGCAACTCGAAGCTGCCGGGAACGCGCACCTCGGTCACCTCAGCGTTGGCTGCCTTGAGGGCGCGGTGGGCACCGGCGAGCAGCCCGTTGGTGATGACTTCATGCCATTGGCCAGCGATGATCGTGACCTTGAGGCCGGTTGCGTCGGTAACAATTTCGGGGGATCCTGCGCCACTCATCAGAGGCCTTTCGCGGTAAGTCGTGCTTCAGCGAGCACGGCGGTGGTGGGAAGTTGGTGACCCATGCGGACACGCTTGGTTTCGAGGTAACCCTCATTACCGGCGCCGACGCCAACGACGAGGGGCACGAGTTCGCCGACAATCACGCCGCGCTCTTCGAGCTGACGTTTCTTCTCGGGGTTGTTGCTCAGCAGGCTTACCGACGAGATTCCGAGATCCTTGAGGATGCCAACAGCAGCCCCATAATCGCGGGAATCAGCGGGCAGGCCGAGGGCTAGGTTCGCATCCAGAGTGTCGAGCCCATCTTCTTGCAGACGGTAAGCGCGCAGCTTGTTGATGAGCCCGATGCCACGACCTTCGTGGCCGCGCAGGTAAATCACGGCGCCGCCATCGCGGTGCACGGTCTCGAGGGCAGCATCGAGCTGGGGGCCGCACTCGCACTTGAGAGAACCAAATGCTTCGCCGGTGAGGCACTCCGAATGTACGCGCACCAGGGTGGGGCCGTCGCCGATGCGCTCGAGGGTTCCGGGCGCGATGAACGCAACGTGATCGGCACCCGTCGAGTTGTCGCGGTAGGCCCGCACGGTGAAGGACCCGTGCACAGTCGGGATGGTGGTTTCGACTTCGAACTGCACGCGACTCATCTCCGGGATGGGTTCGATCGGTGCCGGGATGGTGTCGCAGCGGTTCTCTTCGAGCCAGTGCATGAGGTCCAGAATCGTGATGACGAGCACGTCTTCGCGCGCACCAAACTCAATGAGTTCGGGCAGGCGCATCATCTCGCCCGAGTCGAGCACGATCTCCGAAATCGCGGCGACGGGGCGCAACCCGGCGAGCTTCATGAGATCGACGGATGCTTCGGTGTGACCGTCGCGCTCGCGCACACCACCATCGACCGCGCGCAGCGGCATGATGTGCCCGGGGCGGTGCAGACTCGACGGCATCGAGAGCGGATCAGCGAGCACCCTCAGAGTGTGGGCCCGATCGGAGGCGCTGATGCCGGTGCTGAGACGGTTCGCGGCATCCACGGAGACGGTGTACGCCGTGCCGCGGGGGTCTTCGTTGTGAGCAACCATCGGCGGAAGCGCGAGGGCATCGGCGATTTCGTTGGTCATCGGGGCGCAGATGAAGCCGGACGAGTGGCGCACCATCCACGCGATCCACTCTTGGCTGGCGAGCTCGGCCGAGATGATGACATCGCCCTCATTCTCGCGACCCTCATCGTCGGCAACGATGACGGGGCGACCCGCGCGGATCGCCTCA
Proteins encoded in this region:
- a CDS encoding YidH family protein; this encodes MTEPVQPPPRRFPRRVYGVGTEPDARFSLANERTFLAWIRTALALIAAGVALEAFVLPIAPGFRIGASVLLILLGVLAPIQAWFGWMKAEQSLRLGRPLPSPNLAGPIGGGVVVAGLLLAIGILLQ
- the ribH gene encoding 6,7-dimethyl-8-ribityllumazine synthase — translated: MSGAGSPEIVTDATGLKVTIIAGQWHEVITNGLLAGAHRALKAANAEVTEVRVPGSFELPVASKAALDAGADAVVALGVIIRGGTPHFEYVSDAATSGLTQVSILTGKPVGFGVLTLDDEQQGLDRAGLEGSKEDKGEEAANAAIATAVLLRQLRGE
- the ribB gene encoding 3,4-dihydroxy-2-butanone-4-phosphate synthase — its product is MSLATIPDAIEAIRAGRPVIVADDEGRENEGDVIISAELASQEWIAWMVRHSSGFICAPMTNEIADALALPPMVAHNEDPRGTAYTVSVDAANRLSTGISASDRAHTLRVLADPLSMPSSLHRPGHIMPLRAVDGGVRERDGHTEASVDLMKLAGLRPVAAISEIVLDSGEMMRLPELIEFGAREDVLVITILDLMHWLEENRCDTIPAPIEPIPEMSRVQFEVETTIPTVHGSFTVRAYRDNSTGADHVAFIAPGTLERIGDGPTLVRVHSECLTGEAFGSLKCECGPQLDAALETVHRDGGAVIYLRGHEGRGIGLINKLRAYRLQEDGLDTLDANLALGLPADSRDYGAAVGILKDLGISSVSLLSNNPEKKRQLEERGVIVGELVPLVVGVGAGNEGYLETKRVRMGHQLPTTAVLAEARLTAKGL